From Plasmodium chabaudi chabaudi strain AS genome assembly, chromosome: 12, the proteins below share one genomic window:
- a CDS encoding conserved Plasmodium protein, unknown function (term=structural;date=20110204;qualifier=method_exon=changed gene model, changed coordinates of exon 6, added exon 7, 10 and 11 based on homology;curatorName=ucb@sanger.ac.uk), which produces MNKENTEKLIKIINLLDKLCEYNEGKTEGCKRLKPLVSSEISKTFNSLEYNKSLFPLNYEQNSLNSNTNKIINEIKKSKTLFFSNKSNSNEKNKLSYKKIITGCKDDNTNVDTDAIDRENSELGNNFVKNTKDYMEYAENENTPININHNNDLTKKPSYDSKFNSISKKIIIDIKNNYVLGDDSNYDNNLSIYSSSNCMVPIYKWHTYNLMSKKKALNMLKGNLSDSELIAFNNSNENKKRIMEMIKHKKKIVKYTDKILNEDSLESSGQIVHLRKCNHISLEIDQDNDIDQKHTQQMLENIIHKLNTNINGVINRYKNKINVLNRSNANLSRKLEDAVEHNDDQVQEIRDLNKIITEMKGEKIEMNKIIEGYEFDINKSKKLIKEEESNEKQKNILEREIKNLRKELNIVNSLNDKIKDEQLLLQEKIQKKNKKINTTKHKIRASNASVVEKNEIPLPLEPKDTACKSYEVQNEKQKTIPFKVKKDIINRYRSDTILDNYLRIKNRLLESNEKCYFLSKTNFELFKGLKKKKKKIDSLNKKIAYLKKFATDMKKVETPYLHLAKEEPNSSIIKTKVGYLSPSKYEPNVKISRKRKSLVQLYNTNQSFEVDNNRDKKVEGIKKLLKNLNNENNLLKNKYEMLYKKYIRLLKKLRENKEFTFIEEKKIKTTKEIFPESDVIHYFYLKPKDADIRKKHSQDNKIGNCIKVEAVDKTKHNPLQYRNYKDDENYSDVEFYISNEFLKRMDVKDILNIRYIYSYGDINRRTTTFSEKGCTPNYYNCVW; this is translated from the exons ATGAACAAAGAGAACacagaaaaattaataaaaattataaatttgttagACAAATTATGTGAATATAATGAAGGGAAAACTGAAGGCTGTAAAAGATTGAAGCCCCTTGTGTCAAGTGAAATATCAAAAACATTTAATAGCttagaatataataaatcattatTTCCACTcaattatgaacaaaattctttaaattcaaatactaataaaataattaatgaaataaaaaaatcaaaaactTTGTTCTTCTCTAATAAATCAAActcaaatgaaaaaaataaattatcctataaaaaaattataaccGGTTGTAAAGATGATAATACTAATGTCGATACAGATGCTATTGATAGGGAAAACTCGGAATTaggaaataattttgtaaaaaacaCAAAAGATTATATGGAATATgcagaaaatgaaaacacACCAATCAATATAaatcataataatgatCTAACTAAAAAACCTAGTTATGattcaaaatttaatagtattagcaaaaaaataataatagatataaagaataattatgttttaGGAGATGATAGtaattatgataataatctttcaatatattcatCTTCGAATTGTATGGTTCCCATTTATAAATGGCACACGTATAATTTGATGTCTAAAAAAAAGGCATTAAATATGCTAAAAGGGAATTTAAGCGATTCAGAATTGATAGCATTTAATAACTCtaatgaaaacaaaaaaagaattatgGAAATGAttaaacacaaaaaaaaaatcgtaAAATATAcagataaaatattaaatgaagACTCTTTAGAAAGTTCAGGACAAATAGTTCACTTGAGAAAATGTAACCATATTTCGCTCGAAATTGACCAAG acAATGATATCGATCAAAAGCACACACAACAAATgttagaaaatattatacataagTTGAATACCAATATAAATGGTGTAATAAAcagatataaaaacaag ATCAATGTTCTAAATCGATCTAATGCTAATTTAAGCCGCAAACTCGAAGATGCTGTTGAACATAATGATGATCAA gTTCAAGAAATTAGAGatctaaataaaataataaccgAAATGAAAGGAGAAAAAATcgaaatgaataaaattatcGAAGGATACGAATTcgatattaataaatcaaaG aaattaataaaagagGAAGAAAGCAATGAAAaacagaaaaatatattggaaagagaaataaaaaatttgagaAAAGAATTGAATATTGTGAATTCgttaaatgataaaataaaggatGAACAACTACTTTTGCAAGagaaaattcaaaaaaaaaataaaaaaattaataccACGAAACATAAA ATAAGAGCAAGTAATGCTTCTGTTGTAGAGAAAAATGAGATACCCCTACCACTAGAACCAAAAGACACAGCATGTAAATCTTAT GAAgttcaaaatgaaaaacaaaaaacgATTCCGTTTAAAGTAAAAAAggatataattaatag ATACCGAAGTGATACAATTTTAGACAACTATTTGaggataaaaaatagattaCTAGAAAGTAACgaaaaatgttattttttatcaaaaacgaattttgaattatttaaaggattaaaaaaaaaaaaaaaaaaaatagattcATTAAATAAGAAAATTGCATATCTCAAGAAGTTTGCAACGGACATGAAAAAAGTAGAGACCCCATATTTACACCTGGCAAAG gaggAACCTAATAGTAGTATCATCAAAACAAAAGTTGGCTATCTTTCGCCATCTAAATACGAGCccaatgtaaaaatatccagaaaaagaaaatcgTTAGtgcaattatataatactaATCAATCCTTTGAAGTGGATAATAATCGAGACAAAAAAGTTGAAGGGATaaaaaaacttttaaaaaatttaaataatgaaaataatttattaaaaaataaatatgaaatgctatataaaaaatatattagatTATTAAAGAAGTTAagagaaaataaagaatttacatttatagaagaaaaaaagataaaaacgACGAAAGAAATATTTCCCGAATCTGATgtaattcattatttttatttgaaaccAAAAGACGCCgatattagaaaaaaacattcccaagataataaaatagggAATTGTATAAAAGTAGAAGCTGTAGATAAAACTAAACATAACCCTCTTCAATATAGAAATTATAAAG ATGATGAAAATTACAGTGATGTGGAATTTTATATCTCAAACGAGTTTTTAAAGAGAATGGACGTAAAGgatatattaaacataAGATACATTTACTCCTATGGGGATATAAACA GGAGAACGACTACATTTAGCGAAAAGGGTTGCACACCAAACTATTACAACTGTGTGTGGTAA
- a CDS encoding phosphoinositide-specific phospholipase C, putative (term=annotation;date=20110428;qualifier=removed_product=phosphoinositide specific phospholipase c, putative;qualifier=added_product=phosphoinositide-specific phospholipase c, putative;qualifier=added_gene_name=pi-plc;curatorName=ucb@sanger.ac.uk;~;query 1332-1332;GPI_cleavage_site_score=0.59159994;~pfam_scan;Pfam:PF00387.15; E()=9.2E-32;score=109.5;query 940-1047;description=PI-PLC-Y;~pfam_scan;Pfam:PF00388.15; E()=6.9E-42;score=142.3;query 586-729;description=PI-PLC-X;~pfam_scan;Pfam:PF12814.3; E()=1.7E-24;score=86.1;query 89-203;description=Mcp5_PH;~iprscan;InterPro:IPR000909 : Phosphatidylinositol-specific phospholipase C, X region;Pfam:PF00388; score=6.6E-42;query 586-729;description=Phosphatidylinositol-specific phospholipase C, X domain;~iprscan;InterPro:IPR000909 : Phosphatidylinositol-specific phospholipase C, X region;SMART:SM00148; score=8.4E-37;query 584-729;description=Phosphatidylinositol-specific phospholipase C, X domain;~iprscan;InterPro:IPR000909 : Phosphatidylinositol-specific phospholipase C, X region;Prosite:PS50007; score=35.464;query 584-729;description=Phosphatidylinositol-specific phospholipase C, X domain;~iprscan;InterPro:IPR017946 : PLC-like phosphodiesterase, TIM beta/alpha-barrel domain;Superfamily:SSF51695; score=1.07E-89;query 584-1048;description=PLC-like phosphodiesterase, TIM beta/alpha-barrel domain superfamily;~iprscan;InterPro:IPR001192 : Phosphoinositide-specific phospholipase C, C-terminal (PLC);PRINTS:PR00390; score=5.1E-24;query 984-1005;description=Phosphoinositide phospholipase C family;~iprscan;InterPro:IPR001192 : Phosphoinositide-specific phospholipase C, C-terminal (PLC);PRINTS:PR00390; score=5.1E-24;query 615-635;description=Phosphoinositide phospholipase C family;~iprscan;InterPro:IPR001192 : Phosphoinositide-specific phospholipase C, C-terminal (PLC);PRINTS:PR00390; score=5.1E-24;query 1005-1023;description=Phosphoinositide phospholipase C family;~iprscan;InterPro:IPR001192 : Phosphoinositide-specific phospholipase C, C-terminal (PLC);PRINTS:PR00390; score=5.1E-24;query 713-730;description=Phosphoinositide phospholipase C family;~iprscan;InterPro:IPR001192 : Phosphoinositide-specific phospholipase C, C-terminal (PLC);PRINTS:PR00390; score=5.1E-24;query 589-607;description=Phosphoinositide phospholipase C family;~iprscan;InterPro:IPR011992 : EF-hand domain pair;Superfamily:SSF47473; score=8.4E-9;query 241-354;description=EF-hand domain pair;~iprscan;Superfamily:SSF49562; score=4.25E-9;query 1237-1340;description=null;~iprscan;Superfamily:SSF50729; score=7.38E-5;query 89-198;description=null;~iprscan;InterPro:IPR024774 : Pleckstrin homology domain, Mcp5-type;Pfam:PF12814; score=3.1E-25;query 89-203;description=Pleckstrin homology domain, Mcp5-type;~iprscan;InterPro:IPR001711 : Phosphatidylinositol-specific phospholipase C, Y domain;Pfam:PF00387; score=1.5E-33;query 941-1045;description=Phospholipase C, phosphatidylinositol-specific, Y domain;~iprscan;InterPro:IPR001711 : Phosphatidylinositol-specific phospholipase C, Y domain;SMART:SM00149; score=1.7E-40;query 933-1048;description=Phospholipase C, phosphatidylinositol-specific, Y domain;~iprscan;InterPro:IPR001711 : Phosphatidylinositol-specific phospholipase C, Y domain;Prosite:PS50008; score=39.017;query 931-1048;description=Phospholipase C, phosphatidylinositol-specific, Y domain): MNLNENISQNGFNNTIQEDEDSMGLMSEGFDGSGNEGYRENEIKNYRKEKYEGNKNANTHESLLKNNKDNIDTKLGFDIRNVLRHAYLPVCIEKMKEGEYVYKWNNNNIFQKKTLKFVYLDTNNYCIRWNSKKKKLKENKNLSLYICDIIKILDGSESPFFKKKEEEKSLSIEIISIDRSLRITFLDIQRWKMWLFGLMYYHYKLVNKSSRERKKLKPFIYESNKLYDNYIISGLKDINVLTLSQLYIILRSLNIYINMKILYHYFSIYKNKGTINYYGFTKILEHIFSNNHISIHFNMYKNNDTNYIDKNQFINFLVDIQCEGKSEERIFRIHKKDNSTRLIPDQVGQNEVKKKEDNKTQNWNNNEMDTNQHIVKDNQQIKEKNEHNISENISNDNKISENNSMFDEIANGYNLDYCEWQNLMKTLDVSDNQNEHNLQCNANIELNNFMISDHTKQYDKDYTMILNVLKDKYGISSTTSYYDEFNRNSHNKSEKEYKRETYTYEENDGKEQTNEISKEDKNKDDFYFIQTNIIYKSLNTIKKYNIPFVITNEGNHYLTQIGLVYFLLSKENSIMCPEYAKVYQNMNLPLCNYWINSSHNSYLGRKQIFSESSIEQYIYILIDGCRCVEFDCYYFNKNIVVYHGLYGYKLTSSILFCDTLIACKMFGFSTSPYPIILSLEIHCKNKHKNLIAKILIYILGNQLYIPKTKDEINNITPNNCRNKFLVKYKHFDNNDTSSFYNIFEGLKSVMYDELGYFSDIINEEEPINVDESKEYGMIEKNHEKHNKISIENQNLESENQVNNYIEQNNSNHTNYKNNEVQKKNKNSDENNMWGNENVAQRDLHEMDSNYSSSSSSKYLYEKDIIHKTQIDEKHRKQANFLNNNSGFDNSSTPNNISTSDAVTNCSKNVSEGSHMLKEEDKKKQDNEKYKNNVLNKCSCLKGYVFRSLQENRTYNEICSISENKFIKLIKKNEDDVIKYNQKTLMRVYPSGTRLASTNFNPIIFWSAGIQFVALNYQYNGLSMLLNKGRFLENGGKHSGYILKPELLRFNKKHDYDILSLNIQILSLHQINLLFSIKNKYQEKKLKKELFKMDMIQRIQTHKKISNKRKKFKYLQKLEREKKNTLLSDIQSDDSKKKKKISDETLLKKFKDNDNDVNYIHKKFAHIEKEYEDMLTEYKSFLLCSTLSHSSSFNSCSSVTTTSNNTTDSNKKVSSKSKKKNFYQAFLELKKANNLFFYLYVTISIHGYNEQKCYFKTEIAKVNFYDINYCWPKPSNFQMKIMHPSLALIVFELKSYDTVKSEIIACACFPVKCLREGIRFVPLCDKHLKDIKGSGILVNLKFDKTTENI, from the exons ATGAAccttaatgaaaatatttctcaAAATGGATTTAATAACACTATACAAGAAGATGAAGATTCAATGGGTTTAATGTCAGAAGGTTTTGATGGAAGTGGAAATGAGGGTTATcgagaaaatgaaataaagaACTATaggaaagaaaaatatgaaggAAACAAGAATGCTAATACCCATGAAtcattgttaaaaaataataaggatAATATCGACACCAAGTTAGGTTTTGATATAAGAAATGTCCTGAGACATGCATATTTACCTGTATGcatagaaaaaatgaaagaagGAGAATACGTATATAAGtggaataataataatatatttcaaaaaaagacattaaaatttgtttatttagatacaaataattattgcATAAGATGGaattccaaaaaaaaaaaattaaaagaaaataagaatctatcattatatatatgtgatataataaaaatattagatGGATCTGAAtctccattttttaaaaaaaaagaagaagagAAAAGTTTATCCATTGAAATTATAAGTATAGATCGAAGTTTAAGAATTACCTTTTTAGATATTCAAAGATGGAAAATGTGGCTTTTTGGTTTAATGTACtatcattataaattaGTTAATAAAAGTTCAAGAGagcgaaaaaaattaaaaccctttatatatgagtctaataaattatatgataattatataatatcagGATTAAAAGATATTAATGTTTTAACATTATCAcagttatatattattttaagaagtttaaatatttatataaatatgaaaatattatatcattatttttctatatataaaaataaaggaactataaattattatggttttacaaaaatattagaacatatattttcaaataaccATATTTCtattcattttaatatgtacaaaaataatgacacaaattatatagataaaaatcaatttattaattttttagttGATATACAATGTGAAGGAAAGTCTGAAGAACGCATATTCagaattcataaaaaagataattcCACTCGTTTAATTCCAGATCAGGTTGGACAAAACgaggtaaaaaaaaaagaagataataaaacacaaaattggaataataatgaaatggATACAAATCAGCATATTGTTAAAGACAATCaacaaattaaagaaaaaaatgaacatAATATTagtgaaaatatttctaatgataataaaatatcggAAAATAATTCGATGTTTGATGAAATAGCAAATGGTTATAATTTGGATTATTGTGAATGGcaaaatttaatgaaaacATTAGATGTTAGTGATAATCAAAATGAACATAATTTACAATGTAATGCTAATATCGAActtaacaattttatgaTTTCTGATCATACAAAACAATATGATAAAGATTATACAATGATTTTAAATGTATTGAAAGATAAATATGGAATATCTTCTACTACCAGTTATTATGATGAGTTTAATAGGAACTCACATAACAAATcagaaaaagaatataaacgtgaaacatatacatatgagGAAAACGACGGAAAAGAACAAACTAATGAAATCTCTaaagaagataaaaataaagacgatttttattttatacaaaccaatattatatacaagtcattaaatacaataaaaaaatataatattccaTTTGTTATAACCAATGAAGGTAATCATTATTTGACACAAATTGGAttagtatattttttattatcaaaagAAAATAGTATTATGTGTCCTGAATATGCTAAGGTATATCAGAATATGAACTTGCCTTTATGTAACTATTGGATTAATAGTAGCCATAATAGTTACTTAGGTagaaaacaaatttttagTGAAAGTAGTATCgagcaatatatatatatattaatagatGGGTGTAGATGCGTTGAATTTGAttgctattattttaataaaaatattgttgtATATCATGGTTTATATGGATACAAATTAACATCgtccatattattttgtgacACTTTAATTGCTTGCAAAATGTTTGGATTTTCAACATCACCCTATCCAATAATATTGTCATTAGAGATTCATtgcaaaaataaacataaaaatttaatcgcaaaaatattaatatatattttaggTAATCAACTTTATATCCCCAAAACAAAAGAcgaaattaataatataacacCAAATAATTGCAGAAATAAATTCTTAGTTAAATATAAgcattttgataataatgatactTCAAGCTTTTACAACATATTTGAAGGCTTAAAAAGTGTCATGTATGATGAATTGGGATATTTCTCAGATATTATTAATGAGGAGGAACCCATAAATGTTGATGAGTCAAAAGAATATGGAATgattgaaaaaaatcatgAAAAACATAACAAAATTAGTATCGAAAATCAAAACTTGGAGTCAGAAAACCAggttaataattatatcgAGCAAAATAATTCTAATCATactaattataaaaataatgaagtccagaaaaaaaataaaaatagtgatGAAAACAATATGTGGGGTAATGAAAATGTGGCACAAAGAGATCTACATGAAATGGATAGTAATTACAGTAGTAGCTCCAGTAGCAAATACTTATATGAAAAGgatattattcataaaacTCAAATTGATGAAAAGCATAGAAAACAAGCCAATTTCTTGAATAACAATTCAGGATTTGACAATAGTAGTACTCCCAATAATATTAGCACTTCAGATGCTGTTACAAATTGTAGTAAAAATGTCTCGGAAGGTTCTCATATGTTAAAGGaggaagataaaaaaaaacaagataacgaaaaatataaaaataatgtattaaACAAATGCTCATGCTTAAAAGGATATGTATTTAGAAGTTTGCAGGAAAATAGAACATACAATGAAATATGTTCTATtagtgaaaataaatttataaaattaattaaaaaaaatgaagatgaTGTTATCAAATATAACCAAAAAACATTAATGCGTGTATATCCATCTGGTACTAGATTAGCTTCAACAAATTTTAAcccaataattttttggaGTGCTGGAATACAATTTGTTGCATTAAATTATCAATATAACGGATTAAGTatgttattaaataaaggaAGATTTTTAGAAAACGGAGGAAAACATTCAggttatatattaaaaccTGAATTATTAcgatttaataaaaagcaTGATTATGATATCTTAtcattaaatatacaaatattatcattgcatcaaattaatttattattttcaattaaaaataaatatcaagaaaaaaaattaaaaaaggaacTATTCAAAATGGACATGATTCAACGTATACAAactcataaaaaaattagcaataaaaggaaaaaatttAAGTATTTGCAAAAATTGGAAagagaaaagaaaaacacACTTCTTTCAGATATACAATCAGAtgatagtaaaaaaaaaaaaaaaattagtgatgaaacattattaaaaaaatttaaagatAATGACAACGATgttaattatattcataaaaaattcgcacatattgaaaaagaatatgaaGATATGTTAACAGAATACAAATCATTTTTGTTATGTTCCACATTGTCCCATAGTAGTAGTTTTAATAGTTGTAGTAGCGTTACAACAACATCGAATAATACTACAGACTCAAACAAAAAAGTATCATCTaaatccaaaaaaaaaaacttttacCAAGCTTTTctagaattaaaaaaagcaaataatttatttttctatcTCTATGTTACTATTTCTATACATGGCTATAACGAGcaaaaatgttattttaaaacagaAATAGCCAAAGTTAATTTCTATGACATAAATTATTG TTGGCCCAAACCATCCAATTtccaaatgaaaataatgcatCCATCACTGGCTCTTATCGTATTTGAATTAAAATCATAT GATACTGTAAAAAGTGAGATTATTGCATGTGCTTGTTTCCCAGTGAAATGTCTAAGAGAAGG TATTCGATTCGTTCCGCTGTGCGACAAACATTTAAAAGACATAAAAGGATCAGGGATTTTagttaatttaaaatttgataaaacaactgaaaatatttaa
- a CDS encoding conserved Plasmodium protein, unknown function (tmhmm; query 1-602; ~;query 596-601; ~;query 573-595; ~;query 1-572): MKVKASKFVYLQKIVFLVLAFFVLNHELFVEGTYETKGYPLIHLSNNNENIGSVNNLVKNNLINVLSLYENVKIEGNEAAIDNIAKLEDETKVESIIKGKIQYINKNANSKYMIKYSGFINLYEMIHDHNIYFLIHFLTKNMSGGLVIILPENLYIDRNEYFKINNIEPKKFANVTNDVLEKRILFAQKVLLNLKLNQAIYFVINNKEVENIYKNYTSKFSTFDLTRNVSVVPVSNAMSIKKLNSKSLYYFLSNDSININTIFNQKQSDEIFLLTKKKTIVITLDYNVFNVISDFASHTTSKNSGIILMNELISLFTQVYKKEDINYNILFFFSNYYYGIDNFIDSLNQVFKENIEFVICLDDFNEANAFLHQADQAKKQNYLSRFYDILKKKIQSNFKTELKIKKNKIKINNKHLPNIHEYFVLKNLNSFTLSSKNNNSTFLAKTPLLENKLKTDNIRKHAKALFEALYTYIKPNMKPSENEKEIEYNTTAYTNNIKNNEEINTIDHNLNKYNKFFLYKDDIVKLFNYIKTLINPQDTNNNYLVTDFIIPVDKTLKYTYQTHSKITFYMVISYLFHYIHFIIVGILTYILYIFIKYQNPK; this comes from the coding sequence ATGAAGGTAAAAGCTAgcaaatttgtttatttacaaaaaatagtgTTTTTGGTTTTagctttttttgttttaaatcatGAATTATTCGTTGAAGGAACATACGAAACGAAGGGGTACCCTTTAATACACCTTTcgaataataatgaaaacatTGGATCTGTCAATAATTTGgttaaaaacaatttaataaatgtacTATCATTATATGAGAATGTAAAAATTGAGGGTAACGAAGCGGCTATTGATAATATAGCAAAATTAGAAGACGAAACAAAGGTGGAGAGTAtaataaaaggaaaaattcaatatattaataaaaatgcaaatagTAAGTATATGATTAAGTATTCAggttttataaatttatatgaaatgaTCCATGAtcacaatatatattttttaatacattttttaacaaaaaatatgagtGGTGGGCTAGTTATAATATTACCTGAAAACTTATATATCGATagaaatgaatattttaagataaataatatagagcCTAAGAAATTTGCTAATGTTACAAATGACGTATTAGAGAAAAGAATCTTATTTGCTCAAAaagtattattaaatttaaaattaaatcaagctatttattttgttataaataataaagaagtagaaaacatttataaaaactaTACAAGCAAATTTTCAACATTTGATTTAACAAGAAATGTTAGTGTTGTCCCTGTTTCAAATGCTATGAGTATTAAAAAACTTAATTCAAAaagtttatattattttttaagtaatgattctataaatataaatacaatatttaaTCAAAAACAAAGCGATGAAATATTTCTacttacaaaaaaaaagacaattGTAATAACCCTAGATTATAATGTCTTTAATGTTATCAGTGATTTTGCATCACACACTACTTCAAAAAATTCAGGcattatattaatgaatGAATTAATATCACTATTTACTCAGGTATACAAAAAAGAAgacataaattataatattttgtttttttttagtaattattattatggtATAGACAATTTTATAGATTCTTTAAATCAAgtatttaaagaaaatattgagTTCGTTATTTGTTTAGATGATTTCAATGAAGCAAATGCTTTTCTCCACCAAGCCGACCaagcaaaaaaacaaaattatttatcacGATTTTAcgatattttaaaaaaaaaaattcaaagtAATTTCAAAACAGagttaaaaattaaaaagaacaaaatcaaaattaataataagcATTTACCAAATATTCatgaatattttgtattgaAAAATCTTAATAGTTTTACTTTAagttcaaaaaataataattccaCTTTTCTTGCAAAAACCCCATTATTAGagaataaattaaaaacagACAATATCAGAAAACATGCTAAGGCATTATTCGAAGCcctttatacatatataaaacctAACATGAAACCAagtgaaaatgaaaaagaaatagaGTATAATACAACCGcctatacaaataatatcaaaaataatgaagagATTAACACTATTGATCATAATcttaataaatacaataaattttttctatataaagatgatatagtaaaactatttaattatattaaaacattAATAAATCCTCAAGATACaaacaataattatttagtAACAGATTTTATAATTCCAGTTGATAAGAcattaaaatatacttATCAAACACATTCGAAaattacattttatatggTTATATCCTATTTATTccattatattcatttcatTATTGTTGGCATTTTAACATATATtctgtatatttttattaaatatcaaaatcctaaataa